In the Duncaniella freteri genome, one interval contains:
- a CDS encoding plasmid mobilization protein, whose product MKTEQKLPGNTEPVETKDRITDAAVNAEDTENKKKKVKEKRDSTISFRVSKSQREKITSIANECGMSLSDYVLSRAYGYEPKVRLTPEQEAVREQLVIARSDYAKYTSMLNAMSQDERRAMFRNQPWMIGALRLLGKTADMITRLIKKHFAPNRIPAVKNMTVQQETVAETDKEEAPT is encoded by the coding sequence ATGAAAACTGAACAGAAATTACCCGGCAACACGGAACCGGTTGAAACCAAAGACAGAATAACCGATGCCGCCGTGAATGCAGAAGACACGGAAAACAAAAAGAAGAAAGTCAAGGAGAAACGTGATTCGACAATCTCGTTCCGTGTCAGCAAGTCGCAACGGGAGAAAATCACAAGCATTGCCAATGAGTGCGGCATGAGCCTCAGTGACTATGTGCTTTCCCGCGCATACGGATACGAGCCGAAAGTACGGCTGACACCGGAACAGGAGGCAGTCCGCGAGCAGCTTGTCATCGCACGCAGCGACTATGCGAAATACACCTCGATGCTTAACGCAATGTCACAGGACGAGCGCAGGGCGATGTTCCGTAACCAGCCGTGGATGATAGGCGCGCTACGGCTTCTCGGCAAGACCGCTGACATGATTACGAGGCTCATCAAGAAACATTTCGCCCCGAACCGCATACCGGCGGTGAAAAACATGACGGTACAACAAGAAACAGTAGCAGAAACAGACAAGGAGGAGGCACCGACATGA
- a CDS encoding relaxase, whose product MIGKAKSINHGINDIRYISGESRNKKHPELIYHVKDNLLPCGLDAQGVWDMMKAHAPMKNNVIRIEISPAKEHTKDFTMQDWQQLWDDFVREYDKIEMADEDGKVYSHKTNLADSIYTVWLHLESDSRIPHLHAAVCRKDRNGRTNNDHKIHIRAHDAAQAVAVQRGWITAKEIHKANAVKVAEDLMDILKAMPSWSWDDYVARVRANGYTLVERPDDKGGIKGYVVGKGKAKFKASELGKGRKLMASKIEQTWQKLHDQSETKTVQPVGKIVPKTDVPVVPVAAKPVAKPLQLSSEPVADYSSWHENTSRYELPHDGKTSLFYIPDDVMQVFNDEFDYRETANWKELTDMAVALFVGLTAVGSVSTGGGGGGSHNDDNWRDKKDEDEIERARRCARAAAAHFGKETKSGRRR is encoded by the coding sequence ATGATAGGCAAGGCAAAATCCATAAACCACGGAATAAATGATATCCGATACATATCCGGTGAGTCGAGAAACAAGAAACACCCGGAACTGATATATCATGTCAAGGACAACCTGCTTCCGTGCGGACTTGACGCGCAAGGCGTATGGGACATGATGAAAGCCCACGCGCCGATGAAGAATAATGTTATCCGCATTGAAATCAGTCCGGCGAAAGAACATACAAAGGACTTCACCATGCAGGACTGGCAGCAGTTGTGGGATGATTTTGTCCGGGAGTATGACAAAATAGAGATGGCGGATGAAGACGGCAAAGTGTATTCCCACAAGACAAACCTCGCGGACAGCATCTACACGGTGTGGCTGCATCTTGAATCCGACAGCCGGATTCCCCACCTCCATGCCGCCGTGTGCCGAAAGGACAGGAACGGCAGGACGAACAACGACCACAAGATACATATCCGCGCGCATGATGCGGCGCAGGCTGTTGCCGTCCAGCGTGGATGGATAACCGCGAAGGAAATCCACAAGGCAAACGCCGTCAAGGTTGCCGAAGACCTTATGGACATTCTGAAGGCAATGCCGTCATGGTCTTGGGATGATTATGTAGCAAGGGTGCGGGCAAATGGGTACACACTTGTGGAACGGCCGGACGACAAAGGCGGCATAAAGGGTTATGTGGTCGGAAAGGGCAAAGCCAAATTCAAGGCATCCGAACTTGGCAAGGGGCGCAAACTCATGGCATCGAAGATTGAACAGACCTGGCAGAAACTTCACGACCAGTCCGAAACAAAGACTGTGCAGCCTGTCGGTAAAATCGTGCCAAAGACGGATGTACCTGTTGTTCCAGTCGCCGCAAAGCCTGTTGCAAAGCCACTGCAACTTTCCAGCGAACCTGTCGCAGACTATTCGTCATGGCATGAGAACACTTCCCGATACGAGCTGCCGCACGACGGCAAGACCTCCCTGTTCTATATTCCCGATGATGTCATGCAGGTGTTCAACGATGAGTTCGACTATCGCGAGACGGCGAACTGGAAAGAACTCACCGATATGGCGGTAGCCTTGTTCGTGGGATTGACGGCAGTTGGCTCCGTTTCAACGGGAGGCGGTGGAGGCGGTTCACACAATGATGACAACTGGCGTGACAAAAAAGACGAGGACGAGATTGAACGCGCCCGCAGATGCGCCCGTGCAGCGGCGGCACATTTTGGCAAGGAAACGAAATCAGGACGCAGAAGATAA
- a CDS encoding GNAT family N-acetyltransferase: MEKAAVTPIISLEKDCIMVKLTKDVLEHCQKFTCGEEDLDDFFANDAIAYAKDLMGKTYCWLLKNDDTKIVAMVTLANAGIQTTHLPNNPKRKLNKHIAYNKRGRTYPAVLIGRLGVATDYQGKDYMIGAQLMNFVKPWFSGEDNKTGCRFILVDAVNKERTIKYYERNGFIPLFPRIEDEKIFYDIPMEEDLRTRMFFHDLID, encoded by the coding sequence ATGGAGAAGGCGGCAGTGACCCCGATAATCAGTCTTGAAAAAGACTGCATTATGGTCAAGCTTACTAAGGATGTTCTGGAACATTGCCAGAAGTTCACTTGTGGCGAGGAGGATTTGGATGACTTCTTTGCCAATGACGCTATTGCCTATGCTAAAGACCTTATGGGCAAGACGTATTGCTGGCTTCTGAAGAATGATGATACAAAAATCGTAGCGATGGTGACACTGGCAAATGCTGGTATTCAGACAACCCATTTGCCCAACAACCCCAAAAGGAAACTTAACAAGCATATAGCCTATAATAAGCGTGGACGTACATATCCCGCTGTACTTATAGGAAGGCTTGGAGTTGCAACCGATTATCAGGGCAAGGATTATATGATAGGAGCCCAGCTTATGAACTTTGTCAAGCCGTGGTTCAGTGGAGAGGATAACAAGACCGGTTGCCGCTTTATTCTCGTAGATGCCGTAAACAAAGAACGTACAATCAAATACTACGAGCGAAATGGTTTCATCCCATTGTTCCCAAGAATAGAGGATGAAAAGATTTTTTATGATATTCCGATGGAGGAAGACCTCAGGACCAGAATGTTCTTCCACGATCTTATCGATTGA
- a CDS encoding DUF4377 domain-containing protein → MNNKYHTHMKSHFLKIQFILIVSLLMCACTDDNEEGKKVTDYSEYTITVASMKLPGVLTSSGNNILADVYAVKDENSTEWEAHGEIAKFEYEEGYEYQIRISETSYLDYRMGDPAWTEYELLEVISKEHKNSENLPPHFIPNWYFEKHCSYINPEFAYAIDADKKEDIENDLKTDVAYKFGGSCCYMCNADKWFLLDSDMQTKEHGIVIRKSKDPTEFPESYKLLMPEQQIVAFGQYDFVTVPEEPIMQYDVMISRQFPTKSISRETYILWLYKDITAYYQSKYPDSNINAVVIRYVVSNP, encoded by the coding sequence ATGAATAACAAATACCATACCCATATGAAATCACACTTTCTTAAGATTCAATTCATCTTAATCGTCTCTCTCTTAATGTGTGCCTGCACTGACGATAATGAAGAAGGGAAAAAAGTAACTGATTATAGCGAATACACAATCACGGTAGCTTCTATGAAACTCCCAGGTGTTTTAACATCGAGTGGCAATAATATACTTGCTGATGTATATGCTGTAAAAGACGAGAACTCCACCGAGTGGGAGGCTCATGGCGAGATTGCCAAGTTTGAATACGAAGAAGGATATGAATACCAAATACGTATCAGTGAGACGAGCTACTTGGATTATCGCATGGGCGACCCGGCTTGGACTGAATACGAGCTATTGGAAGTTATATCGAAAGAACACAAGAACTCTGAGAATTTGCCTCCTCATTTCATCCCGAATTGGTATTTTGAAAAACATTGTTCGTATATTAATCCGGAATTTGCCTATGCCATTGACGCTGATAAAAAGGAGGACATTGAGAACGACCTTAAAACCGATGTCGCATATAAGTTTGGAGGTTCATGCTGTTATATGTGTAATGCCGACAAATGGTTTCTGTTGGATTCTGATATGCAGACAAAGGAGCATGGCATTGTGATTAGGAAAAGTAAGGATCCAACGGAATTCCCTGAATCATACAAACTCCTCATGCCGGAACAACAGATAGTTGCATTTGGTCAATATGATTTTGTGACTGTGCCGGAAGAACCCATTATGCAATATGATGTGATGATTAGCCGACAGTTTCCAACCAAATCCATTAGTCGAGAAACATATATACTATGGCTATATAAAGACATCACGGCTTACTATCAGAGCAAATATCCAGATTCCAACATAAATGCAGTCGTGATTCGCTATGTAGTGTCGAATCCATGA
- a CDS encoding radical SAM protein translates to MKQRVKIIGISRHRLSTDGDGVTTLVAFHGCPLNCRYCLNPQSLGDAGHFREYSSEELYAETSIDELYFIATNGGVTFGGGEPCLRPQFIREFRELCGPSWQLNLETSLNVPSANVEALLPVVNTLIIDIKDMNPAIYNSYTGQSNDLVLDNLRLIADSGRQKDCIIRLPLIPDFNTETDRTASCSRLEALGFNNFDLFTYQIRRH, encoded by the coding sequence ATGAAACAACGGGTAAAAATAATCGGAATATCACGGCATCGCCTCTCAACTGATGGCGATGGTGTTACTACGCTTGTTGCCTTTCATGGCTGTCCTCTCAATTGTCGATATTGCCTGAACCCGCAGTCGCTGGGCGATGCTGGACATTTCCGCGAGTATTCGTCGGAGGAATTGTATGCCGAAACGAGCATTGACGAACTTTATTTCATCGCCACAAACGGAGGCGTGACTTTCGGAGGCGGCGAGCCATGTCTGCGTCCGCAGTTTATTCGTGAGTTCCGCGAACTGTGTGGTCCCTCATGGCAACTCAATCTGGAGACATCACTCAACGTGCCGTCTGCTAATGTCGAGGCTCTGCTCCCGGTGGTAAACACCCTGATTATCGACATCAAGGATATGAACCCCGCGATATACAACAGCTACACCGGACAATCAAACGACCTTGTTCTTGACAATCTCCGGCTGATAGCTGATTCGGGGAGACAAAAGGACTGCATAATCCGCTTACCGTTGATACCTGATTTCAACACAGAAACCGACCGCACGGCAAGCTGTTCCAGACTTGAGGCCCTCGGTTTCAACAACTTCGATTTATTCACCTACCAAATACGCAGACATTGA
- a CDS encoding IS5 family transposase codes for MTNPQPKCYINEVFFENDCRKRKNSLRSLFEAVLYLLVTGCQWRMLPHDYPKWQLVYYYFRKWSKEGRIEHLLNKLVRKVRKKRNQSESPSVGALDAQSVKWGNRKSDNGFDANKKVKGIKRNIVVDRNGFILARTVCSASVHDSHQAHPLCNAADREWERLEKVLGYRGEIAKDIEKDFAISLEVSNTPNGTKGFIPKPLRWVVERTFSWLDWFRRLSRNYEESTEVAEEMIDLAAIKILLNQI; via the coding sequence ATAACAAACCCTCAGCCAAAGTGTTATATAAACGAAGTATTCTTCGAAAATGATTGTCGCAAACGTAAAAATTCACTACGGAGCCTATTCGAAGCGGTATTATACCTACTGGTCACAGGATGTCAGTGGAGGATGCTTCCACACGATTATCCCAAGTGGCAATTGGTGTACTATTACTTCCGAAAGTGGTCCAAAGAAGGTAGAATCGAACATTTGCTCAACAAACTTGTACGAAAGGTGAGGAAGAAACGAAATCAATCAGAAAGTCCCTCTGTGGGAGCATTGGATGCCCAGAGCGTTAAATGGGGCAACCGTAAGAGTGACAATGGATTTGACGCAAACAAGAAGGTCAAGGGCATCAAACGTAACATCGTGGTTGACCGCAATGGCTTTATTCTTGCCCGGACAGTATGCAGTGCATCGGTTCATGATTCCCATCAGGCTCACCCATTGTGTAATGCAGCAGACAGAGAGTGGGAACGGCTTGAAAAGGTTCTTGGTTACCGTGGGGAGATTGCTAAAGATATTGAAAAAGATTTTGCAATCAGCCTTGAGGTTTCCAATACTCCAAACGGGACTAAGGGATTCATACCGAAACCTCTCAGATGGGTAGTCGAGAGAACTTTCTCATGGCTTGATTGGTTCCGTCGCCTTTCACGCAATTATGAAGAATCAACAGAGGTCGCTGAAGAAATGATTGATTTGGCTGCCATAAAAATTTTATTGAATCAAATTTAA
- a CDS encoding mobilization protein — protein MAQKTSVNIKPCNIGSSEAHNRRTTEYLARIGKEKFYVRTDLMAANETWVAPEFENSTLTDRYNQIAAMVKDKTGRAMQTKDRERVNKKTGKVTVVRGSTPLKEGVVVIKDDTTLEQLRHFCEVCKERWGISALQIFIHRDEGHYGIPGDNATWKPNLHAHIVWDWMNHDTGKSCKLDEKAMSEMQTLLAECLDMERGSSKEQTGKEHLERADFILAKQRQEAEQVKAEKVAAEAERDAALREADIAKMEHEKIQVGNMEKQRRSMELDSEIADKEEHARKVDRENTDSIKSGIANLFGKGKYAAIEQENARLKAENEHIKESFPDAVRKEVEKRTSSLVEAKRTVELERDSAMAMADIFESERDTALRQLREQKTGEQHRISMAVSRATAEKDKTIERLQSALKSSQDILNIIANILYKASEVFRRAIDAIIHFATERHKSLFSPSEAADIKSVMQSYGETTEQKKAIGAWLCDYAEHRQPFDEIKHRHTLNEIGDVAEGRYDWKIERGRGQAL, from the coding sequence ATGGCACAGAAGACATCAGTCAACATCAAGCCCTGCAACATTGGAAGCAGCGAGGCACACAACAGGCGGACAACAGAATACCTCGCCCGTATCGGCAAGGAAAAGTTCTATGTCCGCACTGACCTCATGGCGGCAAACGAGACATGGGTAGCACCTGAATTTGAGAACTCGACACTGACCGACCGATACAATCAGATAGCCGCGATGGTAAAGGATAAGACAGGTCGGGCGATGCAGACCAAAGACCGGGAGCGTGTGAACAAGAAGACGGGAAAGGTGACCGTCGTGCGCGGCAGCACTCCGCTCAAAGAGGGTGTCGTGGTAATCAAGGATGATACCACGTTGGAGCAGTTGCGGCATTTCTGCGAGGTGTGTAAGGAGCGATGGGGAATCTCAGCACTGCAAATCTTCATCCACCGTGACGAGGGGCATTACGGCATTCCCGGTGACAATGCCACATGGAAGCCCAATCTTCACGCCCATATAGTATGGGACTGGATGAACCACGACACAGGCAAATCCTGCAAACTGGACGAGAAAGCCATGAGCGAAATGCAGACGCTTTTGGCTGAATGCCTTGACATGGAAAGGGGCAGCTCAAAAGAGCAGACGGGAAAGGAACATCTGGAACGTGCGGATTTCATTCTTGCCAAGCAGCGGCAGGAAGCCGAACAGGTAAAGGCGGAAAAGGTAGCAGCCGAAGCCGAAAGGGATGCGGCACTCCGTGAAGCAGACATAGCCAAAATGGAACATGAGAAAATCCAAGTCGGGAACATGGAGAAGCAACGGCGCAGCATGGAACTTGACAGCGAGATTGCCGACAAGGAGGAACACGCACGGAAAGTTGATCGTGAGAACACGGACAGCATCAAATCCGGCATAGCCAATCTTTTCGGCAAAGGCAAATATGCAGCCATCGAGCAGGAGAACGCGAGACTGAAAGCTGAGAACGAGCATATCAAAGAATCTTTCCCCGATGCCGTCAGAAAAGAGGTGGAGAAGCGTACAAGTTCATTGGTCGAAGCGAAACGGACGGTCGAACTGGAACGTGACAGTGCTATGGCAATGGCTGACATTTTTGAATCCGAGAGAGACACGGCACTACGGCAACTTCGGGAGCAGAAGACCGGAGAGCAGCACCGCATCAGCATGGCGGTGAGCCGGGCAACGGCGGAGAAGGACAAGACAATAGAGCGGTTACAGAGTGCGCTGAAATCGAGCCAGGACATTCTGAATATTATTGCGAATATTCTCTACAAGGCAAGCGAGGTGTTCAGACGAGCCATTGATGCGATTATCCATTTCGCCACGGAACGGCACAAATCACTCTTTTCTCCCTCCGAAGCCGCCGACATCAAGAGCGTCATGCAGAGCTACGGCGAGACCACCGAGCAGAAGAAAGCAATAGGTGCATGGCTCTGTGACTATGCGGAACACCGACAGCCCTTTGATGAAATAAAACATCGCCACACACTCAATGAGATTGGCGATGTCGCGGAAGGTCGGTATGATTGGAAAATTGAGAGAGGGCGAGGACAGGCTTTATGA
- a CDS encoding DUF5045 domain-containing protein, which yields MKFRTITALSLALLIAALPAAVSAKTPKIHDDQKEKQWLSMENGPWDFAPDWYYYFLHKNYSGAEMYWKWAGFKSGYRVRFKEEKSNVKRIMPVRVTAEETQRQKLSKVEKERAYVESLYKEELAREADRAVDVTYSIYKDEFSRMQDCIADGLLYCLNKSKGKMKYQVDELSRQNEIICANIAYIHKQGVGYGLENAKRQQAYEEAKAEMGKLVSRTARLAAVAATHY from the coding sequence ATGAAATTCAGAACTATCACCGCATTATCGCTCGCCCTGCTCATAGCGGCACTCCCGGCGGCGGTGTCGGCCAAGACGCCCAAAATCCATGACGACCAGAAGGAGAAACAATGGCTCTCGATGGAGAACGGGCCGTGGGACTTCGCTCCTGACTGGTACTATTATTTCCTGCACAAGAATTATTCCGGCGCGGAAATGTACTGGAAGTGGGCCGGCTTCAAATCAGGCTACCGCGTCCGCTTCAAGGAGGAGAAATCAAATGTCAAACGCATCATGCCTGTGCGTGTCACGGCAGAAGAGACCCAACGGCAGAAACTCTCGAAAGTGGAGAAAGAGCGTGCATACGTCGAATCGCTCTACAAAGAGGAACTGGCACGCGAGGCTGACCGGGCTGTCGATGTCACCTATTCGATCTACAAGGACGAGTTCAGCCGTATGCAGGACTGTATCGCTGACGGGCTTCTCTACTGCCTTAACAAGAGCAAGGGGAAGATGAAGTATCAGGTTGACGAGCTGTCACGGCAGAACGAGATCATCTGCGCCAATATCGCCTATATCCATAAACAGGGGGTCGGCTACGGGCTGGAGAACGCAAAGCGTCAGCAAGCATACGAGGAGGCAAAGGCCGAGATGGGAAAACTGGTGTCGCGCACCGCCCGCCTCGCGGCAGTGGCCGCCACCCATTACTAA
- a CDS encoding DUF4840 domain-containing protein — protein sequence MKQITTIILFIALMFFSSCNKDEPKFSSSEIQRALFEMKGTYHGEMSVSYYHGETISEGNACKAVSKDSLTIDMDLSLMAQSITDETIASRLRDIGTVQVKAAYEFYQMDEQMYHFVLLPKDVICIGGYGAPETVRIVFDQIFGGSADYFHHSIMFNLSPKELWFGDKKYEPFQQLVYHFGGNYE from the coding sequence ATGAAGCAAATAACTACAATTATTCTGTTCATTGCCTTGATGTTCTTTTCAAGTTGCAATAAGGATGAGCCAAAGTTTTCATCATCTGAAATTCAAAGAGCACTTTTTGAAATGAAAGGCACATATCATGGCGAAATGAGTGTTTCCTACTATCATGGGGAAACAATATCTGAAGGTAATGCGTGCAAAGCTGTTTCAAAGGATTCCTTGACAATCGACATGGATTTGTCTTTAATGGCACAGTCTATTACAGATGAAACGATTGCATCCCGACTTCGTGACATCGGAACAGTTCAGGTCAAAGCCGCTTATGAATTTTATCAAATGGACGAGCAAATGTATCATTTTGTGTTGCTCCCCAAGGATGTAATTTGTATTGGCGGATATGGTGCTCCCGAAACAGTTAGAATCGTTTTTGATCAAATTTTTGGCGGCAGTGCCGATTACTTTCATCATAGCATAATGTTCAACCTGTCTCCGAAAGAGCTATGGTTCGGAGATAAAAAATATGAACCATTCCAACAGCTCGTATATCATTTTGGAGGAAATTATGAATAA
- a CDS encoding DUF2867 domain-containing protein — MWLNKHYYTDNFSEIVHSTRPIGAEELADRFFRAPQWIITLMKCRNTMVKPFGLKGEKKLSDLIKIESENVASLNKIDKHLDYEVMLITENLGNGNQRISVSTKVCLHNWLGKLYFAVIKPFHRLICKTLIKRVRRNLELS; from the coding sequence ATGTGGCTAAACAAGCATTATTATACTGATAATTTCAGTGAGATAGTCCATAGCACACGACCGATAGGTGCAGAAGAATTGGCTGACAGATTCTTCCGCGCACCGCAGTGGATTATTACCTTAATGAAGTGCCGTAATACAATGGTAAAACCCTTTGGTCTTAAGGGAGAGAAGAAATTATCGGATTTAATCAAAATCGAATCCGAAAATGTGGCCTCACTAAATAAAATCGACAAACATCTTGATTACGAGGTTATGCTGATAACTGAAAATCTCGGAAACGGCAATCAACGCATATCGGTCAGTACAAAGGTCTGCCTGCATAACTGGCTGGGGAAATTATATTTCGCTGTAATAAAACCGTTTCATAGATTAATCTGTAAGACATTGATAAAACGAGTTCGTAGGAATTTAGAATTATCATAA
- a CDS encoding site-specific integrase: MNLSKSRINLKYKDIDGGRKSIYLDYYKDGKRVRESLRLYLLPETSRKTAAGNKAVMRKAEDIRRSRIEELTAGENGIEIDAAMPDIPLAKVIKDYHTLILERGDKSTAGNIMGMYRAVVAFRGENVLLSSVDVEYCDGLVDFLRNEYHSVHGKLKMTTARAYIYLFSAALNLAVENGLMRRNPLFFVKIHDRITRERPKKLHLSVGEIKLLMDTQCPVISRPQVKQAYLFSIFTGLTALDIVNLKWKDIKNDNDGRMSVWCQSRKIFIPLSSNALRWLPETSNHRGLIFKGLPKDTEINNILKLWQNKSGIEKRLNFTLARNTFAYLILSTGADVATFCSLMGIASKNAKGYLAMTERKIAPMDEKLKALQLD; encoded by the coding sequence ATGAATCTCTCCAAATCAAGAATCAACCTGAAATACAAGGATATAGACGGCGGTCGCAAGTCCATATACCTTGACTACTACAAGGACGGAAAGCGCGTCCGCGAGAGCCTGCGCCTGTATCTGTTACCCGAGACCAGCCGTAAGACCGCTGCCGGGAACAAGGCGGTTATGAGAAAGGCAGAAGATATCAGGCGTAGCCGCATTGAAGAACTGACAGCCGGAGAGAATGGCATCGAGATTGATGCTGCAATGCCAGACATTCCTCTTGCAAAGGTAATCAAGGATTATCATACTTTGATATTGGAGCGAGGGGATAAATCCACAGCGGGCAATATCATGGGGATGTATCGGGCGGTTGTGGCTTTTCGAGGCGAGAATGTCTTGTTGTCGTCTGTTGATGTGGAATATTGCGACGGTCTTGTGGATTTCCTGCGCAATGAGTACCACAGCGTCCACGGCAAACTCAAGATGACAACCGCGAGGGCGTACATCTATCTTTTCAGCGCGGCGTTAAATCTCGCCGTCGAGAACGGGCTGATGAGGCGCAATCCTCTTTTCTTTGTTAAAATCCATGACCGCATAACCCGTGAGCGGCCAAAGAAATTACATCTGTCGGTTGGCGAAATCAAGTTACTCATGGATACCCAGTGCCCTGTTATATCCCGTCCACAGGTGAAACAGGCTTATCTATTCTCCATTTTTACCGGGCTGACGGCTCTCGATATTGTCAACCTGAAATGGAAAGACATAAAGAACGATAACGACGGCAGGATGTCGGTCTGGTGTCAATCCCGAAAGATATTCATTCCCCTTTCGTCAAACGCCTTGCGCTGGCTTCCCGAAACATCGAACCATCGGGGGCTAATATTCAAAGGCTTGCCGAAAGATACCGAGATAAACAACATATTGAAACTGTGGCAGAACAAGTCCGGGATTGAGAAACGGCTCAACTTCACTCTGGCGCGAAACACATTCGCCTATCTTATATTATCCACCGGTGCTGATGTCGCCACATTCTGCTCACTCATGGGAATCGCATCGAAAAATGCCAAAGGCTATCTCGCCATGACCGAGCGCAAGATTGCCCCGATGGATGAAAAACTTAAAGCATTACAACTCGATTAA
- a CDS encoding energy transducer TonB, whose protein sequence is MVRGKQTCKILKEIRRQIAEANEIELVTSECRYKGDCLGTCPKCEAEVRYLEQHLRVRSLAGKAVALAGISAGIMLMSGCNGKSSNLSNETLQGEPVAPIEQTEAMDSIDEEGEQPEDTMSVSRDLSVIKEGEIASVPIPGAVPDYPPADPDEKGVYSCVERMPEFPGGNVEMLHFINQHLKYPEEQLKEGIQGRVVVKFYVDTLGRVCEPEILRGKDSALVREALRVVRLFPDFTPGTLNGKKVNTYMVLPITFKLPTD, encoded by the coding sequence ATGGTACGAGGAAAACAGACTTGCAAAATCTTGAAAGAGATTCGCCGGCAGATTGCCGAGGCAAACGAGATTGAGTTAGTTACATCGGAATGTCGCTACAAAGGCGACTGTCTCGGTACGTGTCCCAAATGCGAAGCCGAAGTACGATATTTGGAGCAACATCTTCGTGTCCGCTCACTCGCCGGAAAAGCAGTTGCCCTTGCAGGAATCTCGGCTGGCATAATGCTTATGTCGGGATGTAACGGCAAATCATCGAATCTGTCAAACGAAACTTTGCAAGGTGAACCGGTGGCTCCCATTGAGCAAACAGAGGCAATGGATAGCATCGATGAAGAAGGTGAACAGCCGGAAGATACGATGTCTGTGTCACGGGATTTGTCTGTCATCAAAGAGGGCGAGATTGCCAGTGTTCCAATCCCAGGGGCAGTACCTGACTATCCCCCTGCAGATCCGGATGAGAAGGGTGTTTATAGCTGTGTTGAGCGAATGCCGGAATTTCCCGGAGGAAATGTTGAAATGTTGCATTTTATAAACCAACATCTGAAATATCCCGAAGAACAATTAAAAGAGGGGATTCAAGGTCGTGTGGTTGTAAAATTCTATGTAGATACATTGGGACGGGTTTGCGAGCCGGAGATTTTAAGAGGCAAGGATTCAGCTCTCGTCCGTGAGGCGTTGCGTGTAGTCCGGCTATTTCCGGATTTCACTCCAGGCACACTCAATGGCAAGAAAGTCAACACATACATGGTTCTTCCTATAACATTCAAATTACCTACAGATTGA